In Hyla sarda isolate aHylSar1 chromosome 12, aHylSar1.hap1, whole genome shotgun sequence, a genomic segment contains:
- the ASXL1 gene encoding polycomb group protein ASXL1 isoform X3, protein MRDRQKRRRERTWAEAAKMVLENYSDAPMTPKQILNVIEAEGLKETKSGSSPLACLNAMLHSNARTREALFYKLPGRISLFTMKKNAVHWSRVVSLPDDGGTEDTADEEGSQWEEGSSVPAAETSGNASSSRESHVRETQSLVQINKQKRSGVLLPRVVLTPLKVNGAHLPSTSGLSVRRVESEASGNAALRDSLTFHRQTTLSGNSTHHLRSIKNISVPGQVKKKEEEIDFETPGSILVNTNLRALINVRTFNALPMHLQQQLLLLLPDVDRQVSPDGQLRMSCSALNNEFFAHACQRWRERLAEGEFTPEAQMRMRQEMGKEKKVEDWKEMFFEDFYGQKLGYSEELGSDLEEKSMETTCLQQEKPRTTPEPAQKQEKVPEVHIRTRRSLYRNTEKIQRNVPTAAEVKASTTFPAPPERTESDPSSVENRLSPQDDLSLPSTSERVPELHPETASEQKRKSAEPDTSSPSIEKKPRMEQRQSFRNTIQSVHPEKPQPTKEEPKVPPIRLSRIKPPWVVKGLPAYQICPRIIPNPDPTGCWPFSCSPADSQTCDNHSQASGGEGRGDSGFLCHQPDKRSCCSRGSRRSRKRHRHREKSANHCRTQLLPAITVKPEKPEVPRVKIRVSSGTVDIIDDCGLTDSLTKEHHLDNVSPPEDLSQCGDQAVSMADAEEENMCSDERMLAPSVDGILGQAFETASCVLGDVSNTFQNRIKQATSCSTEKDSSEKKPDAMPADIAEHHVLPTSSLVQLHSLDTTKTSPLGQLPVHVNDPSTPGTLLDAVVDLHGNGRHHDSVPYPSVSNSQEPNDSDPPHGALQAESFQETLVTQQSLTTENVGACTPVPDSLNDGYKGNLEVASPIGAILCTAEDDLPKHSKVSDFSVSTNRLERLCMPSGLSPPNLEPGKHGSPGSTTSVPSSDPCPFKETIQSLNNSFGIADKIPLLLDMSFLQFPKEMGVRVQLPVDLARSPHHKMKESFLEMLSQDVGSYHYSAGVRLSSSPGVTGSASLSVEVFSEHSDGGEEQVSLRCSCSFKAMTLCEGCGAFCHIDCIGPSKLCVSCLVIR, encoded by the exons GTTCTAGAGAATTATTCAGATGCACCAATGACCCCCAAACAGATACTGAATGTGATTGAGGCCGAGGGTCTAAAGGAGACAAAG AGCGGATCTTCCCCTCTCGCTTGCCTGAACGCCATGTTACATTCCAACGCCAGGACACGGGAGGCGCTGTTCTACAAGCTACCTGGCCGCATTAGTCTTTTCACCATGAAG AAGAATGCAGTGCATTGGTCTCGTGTGGTGTCACTGCCAGATGATGGAGGCACAGAGGACACAGCAGATGAAGAAGGAAGCCAGTGGGAGGAGGGCAGCTCAGTGCCTGCAG CAGAAACGTCCGGCAATGCATCCTCCTCTCGCGAGTCACATGTCAGGGAAACCCAGTCCCTAGTACAG ATAAATAAGCAGAAAAGAAGCGGGGTGTTGCTGCCTCGGGTCGTCCTTACTCCACTCAAAGTAAATGGGGCTCATCTGCCATCTACTTCAG GTCTGTCTGTCCGCCGTGTAGAAAGCGAAGCCTCTGGTAATGCGGCTCTGAGAGACAGCCTGACTTTTCACAGGCAAACGACTTTAAGTGGCAACTCCACCCATCATCTAAGAAGCATCAAGAACATCTCTGTCCCAG GACAAgtgaagaagaaggaggaggagattgATTTTGAGACTCCTGGCTCCATTCTGGTGAACACTAATCTCCGTGCCCTGATAAACGTGCGAACGTTCAATGCTCTACCAATGCACCTCCAACAGCAGCTACTACTACTTCTTCCAGATGTGGACAGGCAG GTGAGCCCGGATGGACAGCTGCGGATGAGCTGCAGCGCCCTTAACAACGAATTCTTTGCTCATGCGTGCCAAAGATGGCGGGAGAGGCTGGCAGAAG GTGAATTTACCCCAGAGGCTCAGATGAGGATGAGGCAGGAGATGGGAAAGGAGAAGAAAGTTGAAGACTGGAAAGAGATGTTTTTTGAAGATTTCTATGGACAAAA GCTCGGATATTCAGAGGAGCTGGGGTCTGATTTGGAAGAGAAGTCTATGGAGACGACCTGTCTACAGCAAGAGAAGCCAAGAACCACCCCAGAACCTGCTCAGAAACAAGAAAAGGTTCCTGAGGTTCACATCAGAACTCGGAGAAGTCTCTACaggaacacagagaagatccAGAGGAACGTACCAACGGCTGCAGAGGTCAAAGCCTCTACCACCTTTCCTGCACCTCCAGAGAGAACAGAGTCTGATCCTTCATCTGTGGAGAACAGATTGTCACCACAAGATGACCTGAGCCTCCCATCTACCTCTGAGAGAGTGCCGGAGCTTCATCCTGAGACTGCTTCAGAGCAGAAAAGGAAAAGCGCCGAACCAGACACCTCCAGCCCCTCCATCGAGAAGAAGCCACGGATGGAACAGCGTCAGTCCTTTCGTAACACAATTCAGAGCGTTCACCCCGAAAAGCCACAGCCTACCAAAGAAGAACCAAAAGTCCCTCCAATCCGG CTTTCTCGGATCAAACCTCCCTGGGTGGTTAAAGGTTTGCCAGCTTACCAGATCTGCCCCCGGATCATCCCAAACCCTGATCCCACTGGGTGCTGGCCTTTTTCCTGCTCGCCTGCTGACAGTCAGACCTGTGACAATCACTCCCAAGCCTCCGGTGGTGAAGGTAGAGGCGACAGTGGTTTCCTCTGCCATCAGCCAGACAaaagaagctgctgctccagaggttCCAGAAGAAGCAGAAAGAGACATAGACATAGAGAGAAATCagcaaatcactgcagaacacaATTACTGCCGGCCATTACAGTGAAGCCAGAGAAACCAGAAGTTCCAAGGGTCAAAATCAGGGTGTCAAGTGGTACAGTCGACATCATAGATGACTGTGGCCTGACTGACTCTCTTACCAAAGAACACCACCTCGATAATGTATCCCCCCCAGAGGACCTCTCCCagtgtggagatcaggcagtTTCTATGGCAGATGCAGAGGAGGAGAATATGTGCAGTGATGAGAGGATGTTGGCGCCTTCTGTAGATGGCATCTTGGGACAAGCATTTGAGACCGCATCGTGTGTTCTGGGTGATGTCTCCAACACATTTCAAAACCGGATCAAACAGGCCACGTCCTGCTCTACTGAAAAGGATTCCTCAGAAAAGAAACCGGATGCAATGCCGGCGGATATTGCGGAGCACCATGTACTCCCTACATCCTCCCTAGTGCAGCTACACTCATTGGACACAACTAAAACCTCACCCCTAGGACAGTTGCCAGTGCATGTGAATGACCCCTCAACACCTGGCACTCTGTTGGACGCGGTAGTTGACCTACATGGTAATGGTCGCCATCATGATAGTGTTCCTTATCCTTCAGTTAGCAACTCGCAAGAGCCAAATGATTCTGATCCTCCCCATGGTGCTTTACAGGCAGAATCCTTTCAGGAGACATTGGTGACCCAACAGTCGCTCACCACTGAGAATGTTGGCGCGTGTACGCCTGTACCTGACTCCTTAAATGATGGTTATAAAGGAAATCTAGAGGTTGCCTCCCCTATCGGTGCCATTCTTTGCACAGCAGAGGATGATCTTCCCAAACACAGTAAAGTTAGTGATTTTTCAGTGAGTACTAACAGACTGGAGAGGTTAtgcatgccctctggtttgtcaCCTCCGAATCTTGAGCCTGGAAAGCACGGCAGCCCTGGCTCCACCACCTCCGTGCCATCATCCGACCCTTGCCCCTTTAAGGAGACTATTCAATCACTGAATAATTCATTTGGAATTGCTGATAAGATTCCCTTATTACTAGATATGTCCTTCCTCCAATTCCCAAAGGAGATGGGGGTCCGTGTCCAGTTGCCAGTAGACCTGGCGAGGTCTCCCCATCACAAGATGAAAGAATCCTTCTTGGAGATGCTGTCACAGGATGTTGGCTCCTACCATTACTCTGCAGGGGTTCGTCTTTCCTCATCGCCCGGAGTGACGGGCAGCGCCTCGCTTTCTGTGGAGGTCTTCTCTGAACATAGCGATGGTGGGGAAGAGCAGGTGTCACTGCGATGTTCTTGCAGCTTCAAAGCCATGACCTTGTGTGAGGGGTGTGGGGCTTTTTGTCACATCGACTGCATTGGACCTTCCAAACTCTGTGTATCGTGCCTTGTCATAAGATAG